One genomic region from Haloprofundus salinisoli encodes:
- a CDS encoding tRNA sulfurtransferase yields the protein METRQRDTVVVSYGEIGTKSSKVRGRMERTLVSNLEAMLAARGVDADVERQWSRPLIRLRNLEEVDAGAGRSPATYRTLSDDAADAVANTFGVVAARPAVTCAPEREALLDLLSSLADDQAAAESFAVRVSRAGPKDAHDFGSRELERVGGAAIEERTGAPVDLDSPDVTYRVEAREDEAFVSTEVRDGPGGLPLGTQGTAVGLVSGGIDSPVAAWEVMKRGCVVVPVYVDLGDFGGPDHEARAVSTMRRLATFAPGFDVRPRVVSAGDLVAELADEVGATRMLSLRRMMLRIGETVARDVGAHAVVTGESLGQKSSQTGPNFAVTDAVTSLPVYRPLLTRDKTDIVAQARRIGTYDDSTLPVGCERVAPSRPETNAALEDVAAAEPDGLLRRAEKVAQAVRVVEFG from the coding sequence GTGGAAACCCGTCAGCGCGACACCGTCGTCGTCTCCTACGGCGAAATCGGAACGAAGAGTTCGAAGGTCCGCGGCCGCATGGAGCGGACGCTTGTCTCGAACCTCGAAGCGATGCTCGCCGCCCGCGGCGTCGACGCCGACGTGGAACGCCAGTGGTCGCGGCCGTTGATTCGGCTTCGGAACCTCGAAGAAGTCGACGCCGGTGCCGGACGGAGTCCGGCAACCTATCGGACGTTGTCCGATGACGCCGCCGACGCCGTGGCGAACACGTTCGGCGTCGTCGCCGCCCGCCCGGCCGTCACCTGTGCGCCCGAGCGAGAGGCGCTCCTCGACCTGCTGTCGTCGCTGGCGGACGACCAGGCGGCGGCGGAATCGTTCGCCGTTCGGGTGTCACGCGCCGGCCCCAAAGACGCCCACGACTTCGGGAGTCGAGAGCTCGAACGCGTCGGCGGCGCGGCGATAGAGGAGCGAACCGGCGCGCCGGTCGACCTCGATAGCCCTGACGTGACCTACCGCGTCGAAGCCCGCGAGGACGAGGCGTTCGTCTCGACGGAGGTGCGCGACGGGCCCGGCGGCCTGCCGCTGGGTACGCAAGGAACGGCAGTCGGATTGGTCAGCGGCGGCATCGACTCGCCCGTCGCGGCGTGGGAGGTGATGAAGCGGGGTTGCGTGGTCGTTCCCGTCTACGTCGACCTCGGCGACTTCGGCGGGCCGGACCACGAGGCGCGAGCGGTGTCGACGATGCGCCGCCTTGCGACCTTTGCGCCCGGATTCGACGTTCGCCCTCGGGTGGTCTCGGCGGGCGACCTCGTCGCCGAACTCGCCGACGAGGTGGGTGCGACGCGGATGCTCTCGCTCCGGCGGATGATGCTCCGAATCGGTGAAACGGTGGCGAGAGACGTCGGTGCGCACGCCGTCGTCACCGGCGAGTCGCTCGGCCAGAAATCGAGTCAAACGGGTCCGAACTTCGCCGTCACCGACGCGGTCACCTCGCTTCCGGTGTATCGGCCGCTGTTGACGCGCGACAAAACCGATATCGTCGCGCAGGCGCGGCGAATCGGAACGTACGACGATTCGACGCTTCCCGTCGGCTGCGAACGCGTCGCGCCCTCGCGCCCGGAGACGAACGCGGCGCTCGAAGACGTGGCGGCCGCGGAACCGGACGGGTTGTTGCGACGGGCCGAGAAGGTAGCGCAAGCGGTGCGCGTGGTGGAGTTCGGCTGA
- a CDS encoding sulfite exporter TauE/SafE family protein has translation MLPTSTLVLLVVIAFLAGVGITAVGPGGIFVTVALFALTDVGSSTVAGTALTTFVATGLLGSYTYYRSGELRTRAGKRLATLVTAPSALGAIVGALANAVLSEAAFGSLLTGFTALVGASIVYRERRALGSRWSVDPALPSGAAVFAVLGFAIGVLCGLLGVGGPVITVPVLVLLGISMLDALAAAQVQSVFLSAFAAATYVMQGAVSLPLVVLVGVPELLGVIVGWRVAHRVEASRLKVALGATLVASGVLLAAT, from the coding sequence ATGCTTCCAACCTCGACACTGGTGCTTCTGGTCGTCATCGCGTTCCTGGCCGGCGTCGGCATCACCGCCGTCGGCCCTGGCGGCATCTTTGTCACCGTCGCGCTGTTTGCGCTGACCGACGTGGGGTCGTCGACCGTGGCGGGGACGGCGCTGACGACGTTCGTCGCCACGGGTCTCCTCGGGAGTTACACGTACTATCGGTCCGGAGAGCTCCGGACGCGGGCGGGGAAGCGCCTCGCGACGCTCGTCACCGCGCCGAGTGCGCTCGGCGCGATAGTCGGCGCGCTCGCGAACGCGGTGCTCTCGGAGGCGGCGTTCGGGTCGCTTTTGACCGGGTTCACGGCGCTCGTCGGCGCGAGCATCGTCTACCGCGAGCGACGGGCGCTCGGGTCGCGGTGGTCGGTCGACCCCGCGCTGCCGAGCGGCGCGGCGGTCTTCGCCGTCCTCGGGTTCGCCATCGGCGTCCTCTGCGGACTGCTCGGCGTCGGCGGCCCCGTCATCACCGTTCCGGTGTTGGTACTCCTCGGAATCTCGATGCTCGACGCGCTCGCCGCCGCACAGGTGCAGTCGGTGTTTCTCTCGGCGTTCGCGGCGGCGACGTACGTGATGCAGGGCGCCGTCTCGCTCCCGCTCGTCGTCCTCGTCGGCGTTCCGGAACTCCTCGGCGTCATCGTCGGGTGGCGGGTCGCCCACCGGGTCGAAGCGTCCCGGCTGAAGGTTGCTCTCGGGGCGACGCTCGTGGCGTCGGGCGTCTTGCTCGCCGCGACGTAG
- a CDS encoding NRAMP family divalent metal transporter, with product MSYNSYGAKIRGTTSKFFEKYGLAFVMVASYFGSGSVFIASQAGVQFGYLLVWAVVGAVFIGFIGQDMSARLGIFGVPLMTFARRKLGTGGATVLAAILSVGCVAWALELTAAVGTGISILLGGVVGWQPLAVLSGALAIVVGIQNYDGVERIMTAMMIALLAIYVTVAGVSSPSLSSIAAGFVPSLPGGSLTLAAAIIGTTALWPNFFLESNLVEEKGWTSAADLPSVRRDLGIGYLVGGATTVAIIVVAAAILRPAGYTSLETFITPGRALAEVLGDWAMVMFLLGTVAAAFNSIVPIMWTPAYLFQHARGRTADPGSREFKLIYAVGVAIGSLSPLVNEFAGLSVIDMIILFPAYNGIVSLPIAAVLLFWAVNDRETMGEHKNSLRMALVNASLVLLSIYLAATSLPGFVETVTSGGF from the coding sequence ATGTCATATAACTCATACGGTGCGAAGATTCGGGGTACAACGTCCAAATTCTTCGAGAAGTACGGGCTCGCGTTCGTGATGGTCGCCAGCTACTTCGGATCAGGGTCGGTGTTCATCGCCAGCCAAGCTGGAGTACAGTTCGGCTACCTCCTCGTCTGGGCCGTCGTCGGCGCCGTCTTCATCGGCTTCATCGGCCAGGACATGAGCGCGCGACTCGGTATCTTCGGCGTCCCGCTGATGACGTTCGCGCGTCGAAAGCTGGGGACCGGCGGTGCGACCGTGTTGGCGGCAATCCTCTCGGTCGGCTGCGTCGCGTGGGCGCTGGAACTGACGGCGGCGGTCGGAACGGGCATCTCTATCCTCCTCGGCGGTGTGGTCGGATGGCAACCCCTCGCCGTCCTCAGCGGCGCGCTCGCCATCGTCGTCGGCATCCAGAACTACGACGGCGTCGAGCGCATCATGACCGCCATGATGATCGCACTCTTGGCGATCTACGTGACCGTCGCGGGGGTGAGTTCACCCTCTCTAAGCAGCATCGCCGCCGGGTTCGTCCCGTCGTTGCCGGGTGGGTCGCTGACGCTCGCCGCGGCTATTATCGGCACGACGGCGCTGTGGCCGAACTTCTTCCTCGAGTCGAACCTCGTCGAGGAGAAGGGGTGGACGAGCGCCGCCGACCTCCCGTCCGTTCGCCGCGACCTCGGTATCGGCTACCTCGTCGGCGGGGCGACCACCGTCGCCATCATCGTGGTCGCGGCCGCCATTCTCCGGCCGGCGGGATACACCAGCCTCGAGACGTTCATCACACCCGGACGGGCGCTCGCGGAGGTGCTCGGCGATTGGGCGATGGTCATGTTCCTCCTCGGCACGGTCGCCGCCGCGTTCAACAGCATCGTCCCCATCATGTGGACGCCCGCGTACCTCTTCCAGCACGCCCGCGGGCGCACCGCCGACCCCGGAAGCCGCGAGTTCAAACTCATCTACGCGGTCGGCGTCGCCATTGGGAGTCTCTCGCCGCTCGTCAACGAGTTCGCCGGCCTCAGCGTCATCGACATGATAATCCTGTTCCCGGCCTACAACGGCATCGTCAGCCTACCCATCGCTGCAGTGTTGCTTTTCTGGGCGGTCAACGACCGGGAGACGATGGGCGAACACAAGAACAGTCTCCGCATGGCGCTCGTGAACGCGTCGCTCGTGCTGCTCTCGATATATCTCGCCGCGACGTCGCTTCCGGGGTTCGTCGAGACGGTAACCTCCGGCGGGTTCTGA
- a CDS encoding methionine adenosyltransferase, which translates to MSERNIRVEGIDRLAVEDQKVEIVERKGIGHPDSICDGIAESVSRALSKLYLDRVGKVLHYNTDETQLVAGTAAPAYGGGEVIEPIYILIVGRATKEYGGQQLPVGSTALAAAREYLDENIPELEYGRDVVVDVKLGEGSGDLQDVFGEDEVQVPMANDTSFGVGHAPLTETEEIVLAAERELNGAYAADHPELGPDVKIMGKREGDRIDITVAAAMVDSYVADLDAYDAAVTRVQEFVAGLAREHTDREVNVEVNTADDYEEGSVYLTTTGTSAEQGDDGSVGRGNRANGLITPNRPMSMEATSGKNPVNHIGKIYNLLSTEIAESVVDEVDGIRDLQVRLLSQIGRPIDHPHVADAQVVTEEGVDVEEIRGEVEAIVDRELADVTDVTRSVIEGDISTF; encoded by the coding sequence ATGAGCGAGCGGAACATTCGGGTCGAGGGTATCGACCGACTCGCAGTCGAGGATCAAAAAGTCGAAATCGTCGAACGGAAGGGTATCGGCCACCCGGACTCCATCTGCGACGGCATCGCCGAGAGCGTCTCGCGGGCGCTCTCGAAACTGTATCTCGACCGGGTCGGCAAGGTCCTCCACTACAACACCGACGAGACGCAACTGGTCGCCGGAACCGCCGCGCCCGCCTACGGCGGCGGCGAGGTCATCGAACCCATCTACATCCTCATCGTCGGCCGCGCGACCAAGGAGTACGGCGGCCAGCAGCTCCCGGTCGGGTCGACGGCGCTCGCGGCCGCCCGCGAGTATCTCGACGAGAACATCCCGGAGCTGGAGTACGGCCGCGACGTCGTCGTCGACGTGAAACTCGGCGAAGGCTCGGGGGACCTCCAGGACGTCTTCGGCGAGGACGAGGTGCAGGTGCCGATGGCCAACGACACCAGTTTCGGCGTCGGTCACGCCCCACTCACGGAGACCGAGGAGATCGTCCTCGCGGCCGAACGCGAACTCAACGGCGCGTACGCCGCCGACCACCCCGAACTCGGTCCGGACGTGAAGATTATGGGCAAACGCGAGGGCGACCGGATAGACATCACCGTCGCCGCCGCGATGGTCGACTCCTACGTCGCCGATCTCGACGCCTACGACGCCGCGGTCACCCGTGTCCAAGAGTTCGTCGCCGGTCTCGCGCGCGAACACACCGACCGCGAGGTCAACGTCGAAGTGAACACCGCCGACGACTACGAGGAGGGCTCCGTCTACCTCACCACGACCGGCACGAGCGCCGAACAGGGCGACGACGGCTCCGTCGGCCGCGGCAACCGCGCAAACGGCCTCATCACGCCGAACCGCCCGATGAGCATGGAGGCGACCAGCGGGAAGAACCCCGTCAACCACATCGGCAAGATATACAACCTGCTGTCGACCGAAATCGCCGAGAGCGTCGTCGACGAGGTAGACGGGATTCGGGATCTGCAGGTCCGCCTCCTCTCGCAGATCGGCCGGCCCATCGACCACCCGCACGTCGCCGACGCGCAGGTCGTCACCGAGGAGGGCGTCGACGTCGAGGAGATCCGCGGCGAAGTCGAGGCCATCGTCGACCGCGAACTCGCCGACGTGACCGATGTCACCCGCTCGGTCATCGAAGGCGACATCTCGACGTTCTGA